The Caloramator mitchellensis genome contains a region encoding:
- a CDS encoding pyridoxal phosphate-dependent aminotransferase encodes MSKPILSAHFESRTPSDVRLAQMKYEERKVKPQAVINVGIGNVSLPTNPAMMKRMFSLDAPESPFAKGVIRYTTTAGLKETQDAFKNILNAEGFDTSKLYVQITDGGSAAMELLLLGVCGPAGSDERPLLMIDPAYTNYISFAERIGRKIVTVKRKLDENGKFSLPEIDKIEEMIKEYNPGALLVIPYDNPTGQLYDHETLVELAKLCVKYNMWMVSDEAYRELYYTGDTRLVSVWGVTDAEVPGIEGRRISLETASKVWNACGLRIGALITDNAEFNNRAVAEYTANLCANAIGQYIFGALAHESKEQILDWCKSIRNYYKEQIINVYNGLKELEPNLIVSSPDASIYLVIDVRNVVKPGFDSIDFVLYCAGEGAVEIDGVETTLLVAPMKGFYNVENDDENPGKTQFRISFVESAEKMAKVPELFVKLLRQYEAQR; translated from the coding sequence ATGAGTAAACCGATTCTTTCAGCTCACTTTGAATCAAGAACACCATCAGATGTAAGATTAGCCCAGATGAAATATGAAGAACGTAAGGTTAAGCCTCAAGCTGTAATAAACGTAGGTATTGGTAATGTTTCACTCCCTACAAATCCAGCTATGATGAAAAGAATGTTTTCACTTGATGCACCTGAGAGCCCATTTGCAAAAGGTGTAATAAGATATACAACAACAGCTGGTTTAAAAGAAACTCAAGATGCTTTTAAGAACATCTTGAATGCAGAGGGTTTTGATACTAGCAAACTTTATGTTCAGATAACAGATGGCGGCTCTGCTGCTATGGAATTGTTATTATTAGGCGTATGCGGTCCAGCAGGATCAGATGAAAGACCACTATTGATGATTGACCCAGCTTACACTAACTATATTTCTTTTGCAGAAAGAATAGGTAGAAAAATAGTTACAGTTAAACGTAAATTAGATGAAAACGGAAAGTTTAGCCTTCCAGAAATAGATAAAATTGAAGAAATGATTAAAGAATATAATCCTGGAGCACTTCTTGTAATACCATACGACAATCCTACAGGACAGCTTTATGACCATGAAACACTTGTTGAGTTAGCTAAATTGTGTGTAAAATACAACATGTGGATGGTTAGCGATGAAGCTTATCGTGAACTTTACTATACTGGTGATACAAGACTTGTAAGCGTTTGGGGAGTTACAGATGCAGAAGTTCCTGGAATTGAAGGGAGAAGAATCAGTCTTGAAACTGCTTCAAAAGTGTGGAATGCATGCGGCTTAAGAATTGGAGCTCTAATAACTGACAATGCTGAATTTAACAATAGAGCTGTTGCTGAATATACCGCAAACCTATGTGCTAATGCAATCGGACAATATATATTCGGAGCGCTTGCACATGAATCAAAGGAACAGATTTTGGATTGGTGCAAGAGTATTAGGAATTACTATAAAGAACAAATTATAAATGTATATAATGGACTCAAAGAATTAGAACCCAATTTAATCGTTTCAAGTCCAGATGCTTCAATATATTTGGTTATTGATGTAAGGAACGTTGTAAAACCTGGATTTGATTCAATAGACTTTGTTCTTTACTGTGCAGGAGAAGGTGCAGTTGAAATCGATGGAGTTGAAACAACTCTATTAGTAGCACCTATGAAGGGATTCTATAATGTTGAAAATGATGATGAAAATCCAGGAAAAACTCAATTTAGAATTTCATTCGTAGAATCAGCAGAAAAAATGGCAAAGGTTCCTGAGTTGTTTGTAAAACTTTTAAGACAATATGAAGCTCAAAGATAA
- a CDS encoding L,D-transpeptidase, whose translation MIFDSIRSKSSYTIRINTSSRILTLYKSGIPIKKYGVAVGKPSTPTPKGKFYIINKIINPGGPFGARWLGLNIRGYGIHGTNNPSSIGKSISNGCIRMFNRDVIELSKMVPIGTPVDII comes from the coding sequence ATGATTTTTGACTCTATTCGTAGTAAATCTTCGTATACCATAAGAATTAACACTTCAAGTCGCATATTAACATTATATAAAAGCGGCATACCAATAAAAAAATATGGCGTAGCAGTTGGAAAGCCATCAACTCCTACTCCTAAGGGCAAATTTTATATAATTAATAAAATTATTAATCCAGGTGGTCCGTTCGGTGCAAGATGGCTAGGCTTAAATATAAGGGGGTATGGCATTCATGGAACCAATAACCCTTCTTCAATTGGGAAAAGTATATCCAATGGATGCATAAGAATGTTTAACCGAGATGTTATAGAATTAAGCAAAATGGTTCCCATAGGAACTCCAGTTGACATTATATAA
- a CDS encoding ROK family transcriptional regulator, producing the protein MRKNLVPGSFQLMKKINTGLILDAIRLYSPISRAEIAKMLNLTPATVTNITAELLKRNIIIESDLGQSTGGRKPVMLKINANSYYLIATHIGSTRVRVAIMNMESEILDSRTEKLYENIEYEVAQDILFRLIREIINDNKIEKNKILGIGASAHGIVNFEKGIIVFAPNFGWKNIPLKDILEDEFEIQTFVDRDVRSMALAESWYGEGREVESFICIKVGYGIGAAIINNKQQVRGVTDGLGEFGHTKIEIDGRKCICGNKGCLEAYASERSIIRFAKENGYEDDLSIEKINQETSHGNSKVIDAINKAGHYLGIGIANLINIFNPSLIVIGGDLIDVNDVFFQEVVQSAEKYALADLFEHVKIKRTKTGKDAIIKGAGLLVLDNLFDSIQREVII; encoded by the coding sequence GTGAGAAAAAATTTGGTTCCTGGAAGTTTTCAGTTGATGAAGAAAATTAATACAGGGTTAATACTAGATGCAATAAGATTATATTCTCCAATATCAAGGGCAGAAATAGCTAAAATGCTAAATTTGACCCCTGCAACAGTTACAAATATTACGGCAGAATTGCTCAAAAGAAATATAATCATTGAAAGCGATTTAGGACAATCAACTGGCGGAAGAAAGCCAGTGATGCTAAAAATAAATGCAAATTCGTATTATTTGATAGCGACACATATTGGTTCTACAAGAGTTAGAGTAGCTATTATGAATATGGAATCAGAGATATTAGATTCAAGAACAGAAAAACTATATGAAAACATCGAATATGAAGTTGCACAAGATATACTATTTAGATTAATAAGAGAAATTATCAATGATAATAAAATAGAAAAAAACAAAATACTTGGGATTGGTGCTTCAGCTCATGGTATTGTTAATTTCGAAAAGGGAATTATTGTTTTTGCACCTAATTTTGGGTGGAAAAATATACCTTTAAAGGACATACTTGAAGATGAATTTGAAATTCAGACTTTTGTTGATAGAGATGTAAGATCGATGGCATTAGCAGAGAGCTGGTATGGAGAAGGTAGGGAAGTTGAAAGCTTTATTTGCATTAAAGTTGGTTACGGAATTGGTGCTGCAATTATTAATAATAAGCAGCAGGTAAGGGGCGTAACCGATGGGCTTGGTGAATTTGGACATACTAAAATTGAAATCGATGGTAGAAAATGCATATGCGGAAATAAAGGATGCCTTGAAGCTTATGCTTCGGAAAGGTCGATAATCAGATTTGCAAAAGAAAACGGTTATGAAGATGATTTAAGCATCGAAAAAATAAATCAAGAGACGTCTCATGGAAATAGTAAAGTTATAGATGCTATTAATAAGGCTGGACATTATCTGGGGATTGGTATTGCGAATTTAATAAACATTTTTAACCCCAGTTTAATCGTAATTGGTGGAGATTTAATAGATGTCAATGATGTGTTCTTTCAAGAGGTAGTGCAGTCGGCTGAAAAGTATGCATTAGCAGATTTGTTCGAACATGTTAAAATAAAAAGAACTAAGACTGGAAAGGATGCAATTATCAAAGGTGCTGGCTTGCTGGTATTGGATAATCTTTTTGACAGTATTCAAAGGGAGGTAATTATATGA
- a CDS encoding ROK family protein — MKKYVIGIDVGGTNIVTALSDFQGNVLFKTKVSTEAFRGYKNTIFRIKEQIEIVLNNKGAKIEEIAGIGIGVPGLIDVETGMCYFSGNLGDEWQNVNIRGDLSSFDVPVFLDNDVNVAALGEKYFGAAKNSKDFIYITIGTGIGSAIIADGKMIRGHRFCAGEFGHLTVDKNGPQCTCGNIGCIEAIASAPAIARRIKEKINSGRKSIMPELAGGVERVSAKILSDAYDKGDELAIEIMKETGEWLGIAIAGYINIINPELFIIGGGVSRAGDRLLKYIREEVNKRAMKIQKETCKIITAYQLDEAGMMGAIAAILEYLNIIN; from the coding sequence ATGAAAAAATATGTTATAGGCATCGATGTTGGTGGGACAAACATTGTCACTGCATTATCTGATTTTCAGGGAAATGTATTATTTAAAACTAAGGTTTCAACAGAAGCTTTTAGAGGCTATAAGAACACAATATTTAGGATTAAAGAGCAAATTGAAATTGTTTTAAACAACAAGGGAGCAAAAATTGAAGAGATTGCTGGAATTGGTATTGGTGTTCCAGGCCTTATTGACGTGGAAACTGGAATGTGCTACTTTTCTGGAAACCTAGGTGACGAATGGCAAAATGTAAATATAAGAGGAGATTTGAGTAGTTTTGATGTTCCAGTTTTCTTAGATAACGATGTTAATGTCGCTGCATTAGGTGAAAAATATTTTGGAGCTGCTAAAAATAGCAAGGATTTTATATATATTACAATCGGAACTGGCATTGGTTCTGCAATAATTGCAGACGGCAAAATGATAAGAGGCCACAGATTCTGTGCTGGTGAGTTTGGTCATCTAACAGTGGACAAGAATGGACCACAATGCACATGTGGCAATATTGGATGTATAGAGGCTATTGCATCTGCCCCTGCGATTGCAAGAAGAATAAAGGAAAAAATCAATTCAGGAAGAAAGTCAATAATGCCTGAACTTGCTGGTGGAGTAGAAAGGGTATCAGCTAAAATACTTTCTGATGCTTATGATAAAGGAGATGAGCTTGCAATAGAAATAATGAAGGAAACGGGTGAATGGCTTGGAATTGCAATAGCTGGTTATATTAATATTATTAACCCTGAGCTATTTATTATTGGCGGTGGAGTTTCGAGAGCAGGAGATAGGCTTTTAAAATATATAAGAGAAGAAGTAAATAAAAGAGCTATGAAAATTCAAAAGGAAACATGTAAAATTATTACAGCTTATCAACTTGACGAAGCAGGAATGATGGGAGCTATTGCTGCAATACTTGAATATCTGAACATCATAAATTAA
- a CDS encoding FG-GAP repeat domain-containing protein has protein sequence MKLKIYVVKKQQIIWGFVILAIIIVAAIVLLMMKTKQTINTFNQPNTYYTDLNNDGKTDSIFVSTDEKTSAYTVTVQTDEKKTFTLEPDSTIKSLGFFNTNWPMNLTCKDLDNDKTQEIIIQSSDEKGPILHVYKVYEDKIAKIMSGRYSIFGMIKSKDLEPIVVVGRKDRENLSYQYFTLNSNGPIPYVMPTSMNLGKLALNSLISYMETQEAETSNIEANNKILEVISKGKFLDGNLHEVKYDKYDVPSECTYMIRTEEETEIGLETTIYQVRLGLQKYDSKNPQYKILSVNKIK, from the coding sequence ATGAAATTAAAAATTTATGTTGTTAAGAAACAACAGATTATATGGGGATTTGTAATTTTAGCAATCATAATCGTAGCTGCAATTGTCCTATTAATGATGAAAACAAAACAGACTATTAATACATTTAATCAACCCAACACATACTATACGGATTTAAATAACGACGGCAAAACAGATTCTATTTTTGTTTCAACTGACGAAAAAACTTCAGCCTATACTGTCACTGTTCAGACAGACGAGAAAAAAACATTTACCTTAGAGCCTGATAGCACAATTAAATCTCTTGGATTTTTCAATACAAACTGGCCTATGAATTTAACTTGCAAAGATTTAGACAACGATAAAACTCAGGAAATAATAATCCAATCATCCGATGAAAAAGGACCAATTTTACATGTTTATAAAGTTTACGAGGACAAAATTGCAAAGATTATGTCTGGTAGATATTCTATTTTTGGAATGATAAAAAGCAAAGACTTAGAACCTATAGTAGTCGTTGGCAGAAAGGACAGGGAAAATCTTAGCTATCAATACTTCACACTTAATTCAAACGGTCCAATTCCTTATGTAATGCCAACTTCTATGAATTTAGGTAAGCTTGCCCTCAATTCTTTAATAAGTTATATGGAGACGCAAGAAGCAGAAACAAGCAATATAGAAGCTAATAATAAAATATTAGAAGTTATCTCAAAAGGAAAATTCTTAGATGGAAACTTACACGAAGTAAAGTATGATAAATACGATGTTCCATCAGAATGCACATATATGATAAGAACAGAGGAAGAAACAGAAATTGGCCTAGAAACTACAATTTATCAAGTAAGATTAGGATTACAAAAATATGATAGCAAAAATCCTCAATATAAAATATTAAGCGTTAACAAAATTAAATAA
- a CDS encoding ABC transporter substrate-binding protein — protein MKKLLSILLVLVFLFNFTSCKKKSGENKEEGKKIKVAIMYPEEQIGSVYKDIVDEYKKLNKDVEVELVMDFSDESKINDSVTKGNYDIIAVKRSQLIELAKSGLIEDLSDFSEKNELNKKLYPINLAYGKYNSKIYGIGDLPLTVEWFYNKGIFEKYGLKEPKTLKDLTNISQKLNSKDIIPISVGAMDRWTLDLLFGSISCQTTGIQELTESYGADKDSFVNIPGIDEAFNVYEKLVKSSIKKNSIDINFMQSVDDFVKGKAAILPALSATKEIIDSKKSSGFDYGVFESPISFTNVPVSKISASGGQILVIPSKSTNKEEAEKLMNFIFSDEAQKLLVEKGYISPVISSNKGETSISKTIMSHIEMTDDNSGMLIDNLSLKMSDALGIVLSDMIEGRVKSNEAWNRVLKITFQK, from the coding sequence ATGAAGAAATTATTGAGCATTTTATTGGTTTTAGTTTTTCTTTTTAATTTTACTAGCTGCAAAAAGAAAAGTGGAGAAAATAAAGAAGAAGGAAAAAAGATTAAGGTAGCTATAATGTATCCAGAGGAGCAAATTGGCTCTGTTTACAAGGATATAGTAGATGAATATAAAAAACTTAACAAAGATGTTGAAGTCGAGCTTGTTATGGATTTCTCTGATGAATCTAAGATTAATGATTCTGTTACTAAGGGAAACTATGATATAATAGCTGTAAAAAGAAGTCAGCTAATTGAACTTGCAAAATCTGGGTTGATTGAAGATTTGTCCGATTTTAGTGAAAAAAATGAATTAAATAAAAAATTATATCCTATAAATCTAGCTTATGGTAAATACAATAGTAAAATATATGGAATTGGAGATTTACCATTGACTGTTGAGTGGTTCTACAATAAAGGTATATTTGAAAAATATGGTTTAAAGGAGCCAAAAACATTAAAGGATTTAACTAACATATCTCAAAAGCTTAATTCAAAAGATATAATACCAATTAGCGTTGGAGCTATGGATAGATGGACTCTTGATTTACTTTTTGGTTCGATAAGTTGTCAGACAACTGGAATACAGGAGTTAACAGAAAGTTATGGTGCTGACAAAGACTCTTTTGTTAACATTCCAGGTATAGATGAGGCTTTTAATGTATATGAAAAATTAGTAAAATCATCGATAAAGAAAAATAGCATTGACATTAATTTTATGCAGTCTGTAGATGATTTTGTTAAGGGAAAGGCTGCTATACTGCCTGCATTATCAGCAACTAAGGAAATTATCGATTCTAAAAAATCATCTGGGTTTGATTATGGCGTATTTGAAAGTCCGATTAGTTTTACTAATGTTCCTGTATCAAAGATAAGTGCAAGCGGAGGGCAAATACTTGTTATACCTTCTAAATCTACAAATAAAGAAGAAGCAGAAAAGCTTATGAATTTTATATTTAGTGATGAAGCTCAAAAATTACTAGTTGAAAAAGGCTATATATCTCCAGTAATTTCATCAAATAAAGGAGAAACCTCAATTAGTAAAACAATAATGTCTCATATTGAAATGACGGATGATAATTCAGGAATGCTTATTGATAATTTAAGTCTTAAGATGTCAGATGCCTTAGGTATAGTTTTATCAGATATGATTGAAGGTAGAGTAAAATCAAATGAGGCGTGGAATAGAGTTTTGAAAATAACATTTCAAAAATAA
- a CDS encoding Fur family transcriptional regulator, with product MDKLSNLFKEKNLKLTPQRYAIYNYLKGTKSHPSAEMIYDALKIHYPTMSLATVYKTLNTLIELNLVQEINVGEDNFRFDATVEAHPHIICLACGKVEDIDSLDLTNVNKVAQEHTKYQIKSSKVYFYGYCEKCKEEIM from the coding sequence ATGGATAAGCTGTCAAATCTATTTAAAGAAAAGAACTTGAAACTCACCCCTCAAAGATATGCAATATACAACTACTTAAAAGGGACTAAATCCCATCCATCTGCTGAAATGATTTATGACGCTTTGAAAATTCACTACCCAACTATGAGCTTAGCAACTGTGTATAAAACTCTTAACACACTTATTGAACTTAATTTAGTGCAGGAAATTAATGTTGGCGAGGATAATTTTAGATTCGATGCTACTGTAGAGGCTCATCCACATATAATTTGCCTTGCATGTGGTAAGGTTGAAGATATAGATTCTCTCGACCTTACAAATGTTAATAAAGTTGCACAGGAACACACTAAATATCAAATTAAAAGCAGCAAAGTATACTTCTATGGGTATTGTGAAAAATGCAAAGAGGAAATCATGTGA
- a CDS encoding GTP pyrophosphokinase: MLVKDWKEFLIPYEQAVEELKIKFKSIRKQYRSKNEYSPIEFVTGRVKEISSILEKAKKLDIPLNKIAQEMEDIAGIRIMCQFVEDIYKVVQTIRQRDGKDLKIVYEKDYVKNKKDSGYRSYHVIIKYPVQTTEGEVEILAEIQIRTLAMNFWATVEHSLNYKYKQSIPDEVKERLRRASELAFLLDQEMSEIKEEIIEAQKMFEIKSSIISDILDDIITLYSLGKISESTDYQDKFNRLLESGNIIELKELLDELNEKVQQTRLHLFQLEE, translated from the coding sequence ATGCTTGTTAAAGATTGGAAAGAATTCTTAATCCCTTACGAGCAGGCGGTTGAAGAATTAAAAATTAAGTTTAAAAGCATAAGAAAGCAGTATAGAAGTAAGAATGAATATTCTCCAATCGAATTTGTAACTGGAAGAGTAAAAGAAATATCGAGTATTTTAGAAAAGGCAAAAAAATTAGACATTCCACTAAATAAAATTGCTCAAGAGATGGAAGATATAGCTGGTATACGTATTATGTGCCAGTTTGTTGAAGATATTTATAAGGTTGTTCAAACGATAAGACAAAGAGATGGTAAAGACTTAAAAATAGTCTATGAAAAGGATTATGTAAAAAACAAGAAGGATAGTGGATATAGAAGCTACCACGTTATTATAAAATATCCAGTTCAAACAACAGAAGGAGAAGTTGAAATTCTTGCTGAAATACAGATAAGAACTTTGGCAATGAATTTTTGGGCCACTGTGGAACATTCTTTGAATTATAAATACAAACAAAGCATCCCTGATGAGGTTAAAGAAAGATTGAGGCGTGCTTCCGAACTTGCATTCCTATTAGACCAAGAGATGTCAGAAATTAAAGAAGAAATAATAGAAGCCCAAAAAATGTTTGAAATTAAATCAAGTATAATTTCTGATATACTTGACGACATTATTACATTATATTCACTTGGTAAAATTTCTGAATCGACAGATTATCAGGATAAATTTAATAGACTGTTGGAGAGCGGAAATATAATAGAATTAAAGGAACTTTTAGATGAATTAAATGAAAAGGTTCAGCAAACGAGATTACATCTGTTCCAATTAGAAGAATAG
- a CDS encoding McrB family protein, whose protein sequence is MKTIKNEDIKSLQECYIIGYLATDEKLFPSIGEEQKAVTYLKKNPEYILFYVKPISTLPKKLFEIPGPFENNLFIGFEKALENIQMPPDFWHERDIKVKKNSIYDKLQNKLILFKPFMKKDDKSKNETYYRNLVVYDIEQSNISFEKRYVPLPSPGISSYEFEKSIIQQLPIELPLYNNEFENPEIIICDDYIYGNLNWITSRGKRILSSIGEIKKIKIDESFYEHIAYKVSDELMFIDEEYLESIKININERGSSIFQKEFIEIYKDAFKSEWQFLQSFKQYVLQEGLCYKDIDLYNFHVCVKTNPLTIISGMAGTGKTRLAVAYAKALGLDEEHYTVIPISPAYTEPADIIGYLNTSKEEFIPSETGIADILKRAMDKQDELFMIIFDEMNLSQVEYWFSPFISLLEMDEDERKLTLYNKNSNCKNSDKYPPNIMVKDNVIFVGTVNIDETTKDFSDRLLDRANVLTLQNVPFIEMKDMFKNRKKIEFNNFGQSKFLKAWRRDVEIPIDVYKENELKFFDKLHQIINSVDKQKGVSYRTLQHIALYILNIPENEKGEMLIDRGRAIDIAIKQRILTKIKGHQEQYGNLIGVCENNEVKDSLLYELFTDDIARKISDFKHSLEEIKRKAEEMYYNGYAS, encoded by the coding sequence ATGAAAACAATTAAAAATGAAGATATTAAATCTTTACAGGAATGTTATATTATTGGATATTTAGCTACTGATGAAAAACTATTTCCTTCAATTGGTGAAGAACAAAAAGCAGTAACTTATCTGAAAAAGAATCCTGAATATATATTATTCTATGTAAAACCAATATCTACTTTGCCCAAAAAATTATTTGAAATACCTGGCCCATTTGAGAATAATTTATTTATCGGGTTTGAAAAGGCACTGGAAAATATTCAAATGCCTCCGGATTTCTGGCACGAAAGAGATATTAAGGTTAAGAAAAATAGCATATACGATAAACTGCAAAATAAATTAATTTTGTTCAAACCTTTTATGAAAAAGGATGATAAGTCTAAAAATGAAACTTATTATAGAAATTTAGTAGTTTATGACATTGAGCAGTCAAATATCAGTTTTGAAAAAAGATACGTTCCGTTGCCATCACCAGGTATATCATCCTATGAATTTGAAAAGTCTATTATTCAGCAATTGCCTATAGAGCTTCCTCTATATAATAACGAATTTGAAAATCCTGAAATAATTATTTGCGATGATTATATTTATGGCAATTTAAACTGGATAACTTCAAGGGGAAAGAGGATTTTAAGCAGTATCGGCGAGATAAAAAAGATAAAAATAGACGAAAGTTTTTATGAACACATAGCATATAAAGTAAGCGATGAACTAATGTTCATAGATGAAGAATATTTAGAGTCAATAAAAATTAATATAAACGAAAGAGGAAGTAGTATCTTTCAAAAGGAGTTTATTGAAATTTATAAGGATGCCTTTAAGAGTGAATGGCAATTTTTACAGAGCTTTAAGCAATATGTTTTGCAGGAAGGACTCTGTTATAAAGACATAGATTTGTATAATTTCCATGTTTGTGTAAAAACAAATCCATTGACAATAATTAGTGGTATGGCAGGAACGGGAAAGACAAGACTTGCTGTAGCATATGCAAAGGCTCTTGGGCTTGACGAGGAACATTATACAGTTATTCCAATAAGTCCTGCCTATACAGAGCCGGCAGACATAATAGGCTATCTCAATACATCTAAAGAAGAGTTTATTCCATCTGAAACGGGAATAGCAGACATTCTAAAGAGGGCGATGGACAAACAGGATGAACTTTTTATGATTATATTCGATGAAATGAATTTAAGCCAGGTTGAATACTGGTTTAGTCCTTTTATATCATTGCTAGAAATGGATGAAGACGAGAGAAAATTGACTTTATACAATAAAAATTCAAACTGCAAAAATAGCGATAAATATCCTCCGAATATAATGGTTAAAGATAATGTTATATTTGTTGGAACTGTGAACATAGATGAAACTACAAAGGATTTCTCAGATAGATTGTTAGATAGAGCAAATGTTTTAACATTGCAGAATGTTCCATTTATAGAAATGAAGGACATGTTCAAAAATAGAAAAAAGATAGAATTTAATAATTTCGGACAAAGTAAATTCCTCAAGGCTTGGAGAAGGGACGTTGAAATACCTATAGATGTATATAAAGAAAACGAATTAAAATTTTTTGATAAACTCCACCAAATAATTAATTCAGTAGATAAGCAAAAAGGTGTTTCTTACAGAACGCTTCAACATATTGCTCTGTATATATTAAATATACCCGAAAATGAAAAGGGAGAAATGTTAATTGATAGAGGTAGGGCTATCGATATAGCTATAAAACAAAGGATATTAACTAAAATAAAAGGGCATCAGGAACAATATGGAAATTTGATAGGAGTTTGCGAGAACAACGAGGTAAAGGATAGTCTGCTGTATGAATTGTTTACAGATGACATTGCAAGAAAGATATCCGACTTCAAACATTCACTGGAAGAAATAAAACGTAAGGCTGAGGAGATGTATTATAATGGCTATGCATCATAA